The Kozakia baliensis genome includes a region encoding these proteins:
- a CDS encoding YfdX family protein, translating to MKKLLGVSTMAMLTFAAPAFAASNHNEKTVSRDFARLSKDGQHAFSDIAQAQQLLASNQSEKVGQAQSLIEDAEARLTKAISDNRAFVKAESELQPAPGHTPPAHTPNTTPVHWLPVGGQYVVTDALAPEKQTALGNANQHLQQGQTKLVGQDLQVVGTDVDYIVALAPLEPSAGDVHRASVFLDGGDAKDATEALSDALNNILLVSEDVVTTPAPAAPPSSAKHHHGA from the coding sequence ATGAAGAAATTATTGGGCGTGAGCACCATGGCGATGCTGACATTCGCTGCGCCGGCATTTGCCGCATCGAACCACAATGAAAAGACGGTCTCACGCGACTTCGCGCGTTTGTCGAAGGACGGTCAGCATGCGTTCTCCGATATTGCGCAGGCGCAGCAGCTTTTGGCCAGCAATCAGAGCGAGAAAGTCGGCCAAGCGCAGTCCTTGATCGAAGATGCCGAGGCACGCCTTACCAAGGCAATTTCCGATAACCGCGCTTTCGTCAAAGCCGAGAGCGAACTTCAGCCCGCACCGGGCCATACGCCGCCCGCGCATACGCCGAATACCACGCCGGTTCATTGGCTGCCGGTGGGTGGCCAATATGTCGTGACCGATGCGCTGGCCCCGGAGAAGCAGACCGCGCTAGGCAATGCGAATCAGCATCTGCAACAAGGCCAGACCAAGCTGGTCGGGCAAGATCTGCAAGTGGTCGGCACGGATGTCGATTACATCGTTGCTCTTGCGCCGCTGGAGCCGAGCGCGGGCGATGTGCATCGGGCCTCCGTGTTCTTGGATGGCGGCGATGCCAAGGATGCAACCGAGGCGCTTAGCGATGCACTGAACAACATTCTCCTGGTCTCTGAGGATGTTGTAACGACGCCTGCACCAGCGGCACCGCCGTCAAGCGCAAAGCATCATCACGGCGCTTAA
- a CDS encoding DUF3035 domain-containing protein, which produces MAQHPLSYARTLLPMLGGLVLLSGCSGADVSRAFGLERSTPDEYTVTTRAPLSMPPSEQLNRPGTGGRNLDDSPRMQALETLSPNAALHSQAGSDSAGQSALVGQVDQSSKAPNNAELGSAGAGLVDNLMFWHGGNSGAVVDGPAENRRIQRESALGHNPSNGATPTKKSGGSFLGVF; this is translated from the coding sequence ATGGCTCAGCATCCTCTCTCGTACGCCCGCACTCTCTTGCCGATGCTGGGCGGACTCGTCCTGCTCTCCGGTTGCTCCGGTGCGGATGTCTCCCGTGCATTCGGCCTCGAACGTTCGACGCCGGACGAATATACCGTCACCACGCGCGCGCCGCTCTCCATGCCGCCTTCGGAACAATTGAACCGACCCGGCACTGGTGGACGCAACCTGGATGACAGCCCGCGTATGCAGGCGCTGGAGACGCTTTCGCCGAATGCGGCGTTGCATTCCCAGGCCGGCAGCGACAGCGCAGGCCAGAGCGCTCTGGTGGGGCAGGTGGATCAATCCTCCAAAGCGCCCAACAATGCGGAACTCGGAAGCGCCGGGGCCGGGTTGGTCGATAACCTCATGTTCTGGCATGGTGGCAATTCCGGCGCGGTCGTGGATGGTCCGGCTGAAAACCGCCGCATCCAGCGCGAATCCGCCCTGGGTCATAACCCCTCCAACGGTGCCACGCCGACGAAGAAAAGCGGCGGCAGCTTCCTCGGAGTTTTCTAA
- the parE gene encoding DNA topoisomerase IV subunit B produces MNDDLFKSDTSPARKGKPRKSVAPAAVPAEDYGAEQIEVLEGLEPVRRRPGMYIGGTDDTAYHHLASEILDNAMDEAVAGHASVIDVALEGPRLLMVRDNGRGIPVGAHPKFKDRSALEVIFTTLHAGGKFSGKAYDTSGGLHGVGSSVVNALSEKLEVEVARDRILWRQEYARGLPTTKLEQVGNAPNRRGTTIRFAPDPQIFNQLSFSPARLYRLCCSKAALFRGVTIRWNVAPELLKAGDETPAEATIHFPNGLADSLSAELGPEPSLLAPLWTGEAELPQATDGRTGGKLEWAVAFLESGNASMTSYCNTIPTPQGGTHEAGFRAALVKGFRAWGDQRNNKRAASITAEDILGALAVKLSVFIRDPHFQGQTKEKLTTQEASRLVEGALRDRLDHWLGGNPSQADNLLAFVIERAEERLRRRESKDTPRKSATRRLRLPGKLTDCTRENAAETEIFLVEGDSAGGSARQARSRETQAVLPLRGKILNVASATADKLRANQELRDLVEALGCGVGASFDVSKLRYGRVIIMTDADVDGAHIASLLMTFFYREMPDLIRHGHLYLAQPPLYRLTHGAKTVYAMDDKDRERCIKREFKANAKVEVSRFKGLGEMPVRDLKETTMDPKRRTLLKVVTPAEDRALTSERVESLMGRRPELRFRFIQDHARSAELLDV; encoded by the coding sequence ATGAACGATGATCTCTTCAAGAGTGATACCTCTCCCGCCCGCAAGGGTAAGCCGCGCAAATCGGTAGCGCCTGCGGCTGTCCCGGCGGAAGACTACGGCGCGGAGCAAATCGAAGTCCTGGAAGGGCTAGAGCCCGTCAGGCGTCGTCCCGGCATGTATATAGGCGGAACGGACGACACCGCTTATCATCACCTCGCTTCCGAAATTCTCGACAATGCGATGGATGAGGCAGTGGCGGGCCATGCGAGCGTGATCGATGTTGCGCTCGAAGGGCCGCGTTTGCTGATGGTGCGCGATAACGGGCGCGGTATTCCGGTTGGCGCTCACCCCAAATTCAAGGATCGCTCCGCTTTGGAGGTGATCTTCACCACGCTTCATGCGGGCGGCAAATTCTCCGGCAAGGCTTACGATACATCGGGCGGTCTGCACGGCGTGGGCTCATCCGTCGTCAATGCGCTTTCCGAGAAGTTGGAAGTCGAGGTTGCGCGCGACCGCATCCTTTGGCGGCAGGAATATGCACGCGGCCTGCCCACCACCAAGCTAGAGCAGGTCGGCAATGCGCCCAACCGGCGCGGCACGACTATCCGCTTCGCACCGGACCCGCAGATATTTAACCAACTCAGCTTCTCCCCGGCACGGCTTTACCGCCTGTGCTGCTCGAAGGCCGCGTTGTTTCGGGGCGTCACTATCCGGTGGAACGTCGCGCCGGAATTGCTGAAAGCGGGCGATGAAACGCCTGCCGAAGCGACCATTCATTTCCCCAATGGTCTGGCTGACAGTCTCTCGGCGGAACTCGGCCCAGAACCTAGCCTCCTCGCGCCGCTTTGGACCGGCGAAGCCGAGTTGCCGCAAGCCACCGATGGACGCACGGGCGGAAAACTGGAATGGGCGGTAGCGTTTCTGGAGAGCGGTAACGCTTCCATGACATCCTACTGCAACACGATTCCCACCCCGCAAGGCGGAACGCACGAGGCAGGGTTCCGCGCCGCCTTGGTGAAGGGTTTCCGCGCCTGGGGCGACCAACGCAACAATAAGCGCGCGGCCTCAATTACGGCGGAGGATATTCTTGGCGCGTTGGCGGTGAAGCTTTCCGTCTTTATCCGCGACCCGCATTTCCAAGGACAAACCAAGGAAAAGCTGACGACGCAGGAAGCATCTCGTCTCGTCGAAGGCGCGCTGCGCGACCGGTTGGATCATTGGCTGGGTGGTAATCCGTCTCAGGCCGATAATTTGCTCGCGTTTGTGATCGAGCGTGCGGAAGAACGGTTGCGGCGGCGCGAGAGCAAGGACACGCCGCGCAAAAGCGCCACGCGGCGTTTGCGGCTGCCGGGCAAGCTGACGGATTGCACGCGCGAGAATGCGGCGGAGACCGAGATCTTCCTGGTCGAAGGCGATTCGGCAGGTGGCTCGGCGCGTCAGGCGCGGTCGCGCGAGACGCAGGCCGTGCTGCCGTTGCGCGGCAAAATCCTCAACGTCGCTTCCGCCACGGCGGACAAGCTGCGCGCGAATCAGGAATTACGCGATCTGGTCGAGGCATTGGGGTGTGGCGTCGGGGCGAGCTTCGATGTCAGCAAACTGCGCTATGGGCGCGTCATCATCATGACGGACGCCGATGTGGACGGCGCGCATATCGCCTCGTTGCTGATGACGTTCTTCTACCGGGAAATGCCCGATCTGATCCGGCATGGGCATCTTTATCTGGCGCAGCCGCCGCTTTACCGCCTGACCCATGGTGCCAAGACGGTCTATGCGATGGATGACAAAGACCGGGAGCGCTGCATCAAGCGAGAATTCAAGGCCAACGCCAAGGTCGAAGTCTCGCGCTTTAAAGGCTTGGGCGAGATGCCGGTCCGGGATCTCAAAGAAACCACGATGGACCCCAAGCGCCGCACCTTGCTCAAGGTCGTTACTCCGGCGGAAGACCGGGCGTTGACCAGCGAGCGGGTGGAAAGCCTCATGGGGCGGCGTCCGGAATTGCGTTTCCGCTTTATTCAGGATCATGCCCGCTCGGCCGAATTGCTCGACGTCTGA
- a CDS encoding ATP-grasp domain-containing protein → MAEKKPSKPRVKRAPAKKQNAPTFSAEDILRAILAGLGGSDHAGEIVPRLLDQSLTPHEVLRELASRSEFERLYKLARTSDIMESGRVEADYGYVGLPPEAREMSFQEGFETIIKPRLAHRVESFAVMFEALRSFHAPLILETGCLRVPNNWDGDGQSTFQFDWFARDHQGEVISIDINPDSIESARRACSGATSLILNDSVASLHMLAQRCARPAALIYLDSFDLDHANPTPSAIHHAMELAAVRPLIGPGTLICVDDFNVEGVGPGGKGLVVDQFMNAIRAEVLYSGYQKIWRFPG, encoded by the coding sequence ATGGCGGAAAAGAAGCCGAGTAAACCGCGCGTCAAACGTGCGCCGGCCAAAAAGCAGAATGCCCCTACCTTTTCGGCGGAGGATATTTTACGCGCCATCCTCGCCGGACTTGGCGGGTCCGACCATGCGGGCGAGATCGTGCCACGTTTGCTTGATCAATCGCTTACCCCGCATGAAGTGCTGCGCGAACTTGCTTCCCGCTCGGAATTCGAGCGATTGTACAAGCTTGCTCGCACCAGCGACATTATGGAGTCGGGGCGCGTCGAAGCCGATTACGGTTATGTCGGCCTTCCGCCCGAGGCGCGCGAGATGTCTTTCCAGGAGGGGTTCGAAACCATCATAAAGCCGCGCTTGGCGCACCGCGTTGAAAGCTTCGCTGTCATGTTCGAAGCGCTCCGATCCTTTCATGCACCTTTAATCCTGGAAACCGGGTGCCTGCGCGTTCCCAATAACTGGGATGGCGATGGTCAGAGCACTTTTCAGTTCGACTGGTTCGCGCGTGACCATCAGGGGGAGGTCATCTCTATCGACATCAATCCCGATAGCATCGAGAGCGCCCGCCGCGCCTGTAGCGGCGCGACCAGCCTGATTCTGAACGATTCGGTTGCGAGCCTGCATATGCTGGCGCAACGTTGCGCCAGACCCGCCGCTCTCATCTATCTCGATAGTTTCGATCTCGATCATGCGAATCCGACGCCCAGCGCCATCCATCACGCTATGGAACTGGCGGCGGTGCGCCCCTTGATCGGCCCTGGCACGCTTATTTGCGTGGATGATTTCAACGTGGAAGGCGTCGGCCCCGGAGGCAAAGGACTCGTCGTCGATCAGTTCATGAACGCGATCAGAGCCGAGGTGCTTTATAGCGGCTACCAGAAAATCTGGCGTTTCCCCGGTTAG
- the ileS gene encoding isoleucine--tRNA ligase, producing the protein MPDQNSSDTQDRYRETVFLPRTSFPMRGGLPTREPQTLARWKEIGLDEKIIEAGQGKPVFTLHDGPPYANGHLHIGHALNKILKDVINRAQRMNGARVRYVPGWDCHGLPIEWRVEEEYRKAGRDKDAVPILQFRAECREYARKWVEIQSEEFQRLGVQGEWQNRYATMDFDSEAAIVDEIGKFLLNGGLYRGLRPVMWSPVEKTALAEAEIEYHDVTSTTIYVAFPIENDPTPGQALQGVSAAIWTTTPWTIPANRAIAYGPEIAYVVLRADEMTPESLVPIGARLLVAEDRVEDFCQATGIVEHHVLYTLPGEALEGTICAHPLRGCGYEFDVPMLPGDFVTTDAGTGLVHMAPAHGQDDFLLTRQYGIEVPELVQDDGTYAPWVPHFAGVHVFKAADPVCAALTEAMQRWTANGDAPAGLLARGSVTHSYPHSWRSRKPIIFRATPQWFIRMDGEQHLRAKALEALQDVTFVPEMARNRLTSMIEQRPDWCISRQRAWGVPIAVFVQKSTGEVLRDPAVMQRVVDAVREHGADIWYSADPASFLGPDRDPAEYEQVFDIVDVWFESGSTHSFVLGQDGLNFPADLYLEGSDQHRGWFQSSLLESVGTRGISPFKAVVTNGFVLDEQGRKMSKSLGNVIAPVDVTEKLGADILRLWVVNSDTNEDLRIGNEILKQQGELYRRLRNTLRWLLGALDGFTPEEAVPYNELPELERYVLHRLFELGGLVNRAVQTHQWVGVYPTLHGFCTTDLSAFYFDVRKDAIYCDAPDSLRRRAARTVLDILHRALCTWLAPVLVFTAEEAWNARFGEAESVHLQPFLEPEEAWLDADLAERWADLRAVRRIVTTELEGARRSGAIGSSLEARITLPLTEKESAAFSNVDWAELAIVSQADVEILTNAPSIYLNEAEPETLPGAPEAHGGPLVHQAEGEKCLRCWRVLPEVGTHDQHPGLCLRCVAVVEAQS; encoded by the coding sequence ATGCCCGATCAAAACAGTTCAGACACGCAGGACCGTTATCGCGAGACGGTTTTTCTTCCGCGCACCAGTTTCCCGATGCGCGGCGGCCTCCCCACACGCGAGCCACAGACGCTTGCGCGCTGGAAGGAAATCGGTCTGGACGAGAAGATTATCGAGGCCGGGCAGGGAAAGCCGGTTTTCACGCTGCATGACGGTCCGCCTTATGCGAACGGCCATCTGCATATCGGCCACGCGCTGAACAAAATCCTTAAAGACGTCATCAATCGCGCCCAACGCATGAATGGCGCCCGTGTGCGCTACGTGCCGGGTTGGGATTGTCACGGCTTGCCGATCGAATGGCGTGTCGAGGAAGAATACCGCAAGGCTGGGCGCGATAAGGATGCGGTTCCCATTTTGCAATTTCGTGCCGAATGCCGCGAATACGCCCGCAAATGGGTGGAAATTCAATCTGAGGAATTCCAGCGTCTCGGCGTGCAGGGCGAATGGCAAAACCGTTACGCCACAATGGATTTCGACTCCGAAGCTGCGATCGTCGATGAAATTGGCAAATTCCTGCTGAATGGCGGGCTATATCGCGGCCTGCGCCCTGTCATGTGGAGCCCGGTCGAAAAGACCGCCCTGGCGGAAGCCGAGATCGAATATCACGACGTCACCTCCACGACGATCTACGTGGCTTTCCCGATCGAAAACGACCCCACGCCGGGGCAGGCTCTGCAAGGCGTTTCCGCCGCGATCTGGACCACGACGCCCTGGACCATTCCCGCCAACCGCGCCATCGCCTATGGGCCGGAGATCGCCTACGTCGTGCTTCGTGCCGACGAGATGACGCCGGAAAGCCTCGTGCCGATCGGCGCACGTCTGCTGGTGGCGGAAGATCGCGTCGAGGATTTCTGTCAAGCCACAGGTATCGTCGAGCATCACGTCCTCTACACCCTGCCAGGTGAAGCCCTTGAGGGCACGATCTGCGCCCATCCTCTGCGTGGTTGTGGTTACGAATTCGACGTGCCGATGCTGCCGGGCGATTTCGTCACGACCGACGCGGGCACCGGCCTCGTCCATATGGCCCCCGCCCATGGCCAGGACGATTTCCTGCTGACGCGCCAATACGGTATCGAAGTGCCGGAACTGGTGCAGGATGACGGAACCTACGCACCTTGGGTCCCGCATTTCGCAGGCGTGCATGTGTTCAAAGCCGCCGATCCGGTGTGCGCTGCGCTAACGGAGGCGATGCAGCGCTGGACCGCGAACGGGGATGCGCCCGCCGGTCTGCTGGCGCGCGGGAGCGTCACTCATTCCTATCCCCATTCCTGGCGCTCGCGGAAGCCGATCATCTTCCGTGCTACGCCGCAATGGTTCATCCGTATGGATGGCGAACAGCATCTGCGCGCCAAAGCGCTGGAAGCATTGCAGGATGTCACTTTCGTGCCGGAAATGGCGCGCAACCGTCTGACATCCATGATCGAGCAGCGTCCGGATTGGTGTATCAGCCGCCAGCGCGCCTGGGGCGTGCCGATCGCGGTGTTCGTGCAGAAAAGCACCGGCGAAGTCCTGCGCGATCCTGCGGTAATGCAGCGTGTCGTGGATGCCGTGCGCGAGCATGGCGCGGATATCTGGTATAGCGCCGATCCAGCGAGCTTCCTCGGCCCTGACCGCGACCCAGCTGAATACGAGCAGGTGTTCGATATCGTCGATGTCTGGTTCGAAAGCGGCTCGACCCACAGCTTCGTGCTGGGTCAAGACGGGCTTAACTTCCCCGCCGATCTCTATCTCGAAGGCTCGGACCAGCATCGCGGCTGGTTCCAGTCTTCGCTGCTTGAAAGCGTCGGCACGCGCGGTATCTCGCCGTTCAAAGCCGTGGTGACGAACGGCTTCGTGCTCGACGAGCAAGGCCGCAAGATGTCGAAATCACTCGGCAACGTCATCGCTCCCGTCGATGTCACCGAGAAACTCGGGGCCGATATTCTGCGCCTGTGGGTGGTCAACTCCGACACCAACGAAGATTTGCGCATCGGCAACGAAATCCTCAAGCAGCAGGGCGAGCTATATCGCCGTCTGCGCAACACGTTGCGCTGGCTGCTCGGCGCGCTGGATGGATTTACGCCGGAAGAGGCAGTGCCTTACAATGAATTGCCGGAACTGGAGCGCTATGTGCTGCACCGGCTGTTCGAACTTGGCGGCCTCGTCAACCGCGCGGTGCAGACGCACCAATGGGTCGGCGTCTATCCCACGCTGCACGGCTTCTGCACGACGGATCTTTCGGCGTTCTATTTCGACGTTCGCAAGGATGCGATCTATTGCGATGCGCCCGACAGCCTCCGCCGCCGCGCCGCGCGCACCGTGCTGGATATCCTGCACCGCGCGCTCTGCACATGGTTGGCTCCGGTGCTGGTCTTTACCGCCGAGGAAGCCTGGAACGCCCGCTTCGGTGAAGCGGAGAGCGTTCATCTCCAGCCTTTCTTGGAGCCGGAGGAGGCATGGCTCGACGCCGATCTGGCCGAGCGCTGGGCCGATCTGCGCGCTGTCCGCCGCATCGTGACCACCGAACTCGAAGGTGCGCGCCGCAGCGGTGCGATCGGCTCCTCGCTCGAAGCACGCATCACTCTGCCGCTGACGGAGAAAGAATCCGCCGCGTTCAGTAATGTCGATTGGGCGGAACTGGCCATCGTCTCTCAGGCTGATGTGGAAATTCTGACCAACGCCCCGTCGATCTATCTTAACGAAGCCGAACCCGAGACGCTTCCCGGCGCACCTGAAGCGCATGGCGGCCCGCTCGTGCACCAGGCCGAAGGCGAGAAATGCCTGCGTTGCTGGCGCGTGCTGCCGGAAGTCGGTACGCACGACCAGCATCCGGGTCTGTGCCTGCGTTGCGTGGCGGTCGTGGAGGCGCAATCTTGA
- a CDS encoding EamA family transporter — MPFSSESGATRWDQATALAMLIGGISSFQIGAALAKGLFPLFGPTGMVGLRVGLAAIILLVVWRPKIMDLRPGTWRLLLPYGASMTLMNFAFYIALTRLPLGLVVALEFMGPLSLALVGSRRALDLFWAVLVITGVFLLLRPEGKLGHLDPLGVAAALSSGVGWIVYILTGTRLGRSMPATMATTLGMTTASVFLLPCLIPALPLAVYHPHQGFLALGVAVLSSAVPYILDMMAMRRLKPRELGVLLSLEPMLGAVSGLLFLGEALSLGRWIGVICVVAASAGNVLTSRRPPAETQVTPPG, encoded by the coding sequence ATGCCGTTCAGTTCTGAATCAGGCGCGACGCGGTGGGATCAGGCTACTGCGTTGGCGATGCTGATCGGCGGTATATCGTCCTTTCAGATCGGTGCGGCGCTGGCCAAGGGACTGTTTCCGCTTTTCGGGCCGACGGGCATGGTGGGGCTGCGCGTCGGCTTAGCCGCCATCATCCTGCTTGTCGTCTGGCGGCCCAAGATTATGGATCTGCGCCCCGGTACATGGCGCTTGCTGTTGCCCTATGGCGCTTCCATGACGTTGATGAATTTCGCTTTCTACATCGCCCTGACACGGCTCCCCTTGGGGCTGGTGGTCGCGCTCGAATTCATGGGACCGCTTTCCCTGGCGCTGGTCGGCTCCCGCCGCGCCTTGGATCTCTTTTGGGCCGTTCTGGTGATTACGGGTGTGTTCCTTTTGCTGCGTCCGGAAGGGAAGCTAGGGCATCTCGATCCGCTCGGCGTGGCTGCGGCGCTGAGCAGCGGCGTGGGCTGGATCGTATATATTCTCACCGGCACCCGGCTAGGGCGTTCCATGCCCGCCACGATGGCGACGACTTTGGGCATGACGACAGCGAGTGTATTTCTCTTGCCCTGTTTGATCCCGGCCTTACCGTTGGCAGTATATCATCCTCATCAGGGCTTTCTGGCGCTAGGCGTTGCCGTGCTTTCTTCCGCTGTGCCCTATATTTTGGACATGATGGCGATGCGCCGCCTCAAACCGCGCGAATTGGGTGTGCTGCTGAGCTTAGAACCGATGTTGGGTGCGGTTTCCGGATTGTTGTTTTTGGGAGAGGCGCTTTCGCTCGGGCGCTGGATCGGTGTGATTTGCGTCGTGGCGGCCTCTGCCGGCAACGTGCTGACAAGCCGTCGCCCCCCAGCGGAAACGCAGGTTACCCCACCCGGCTAA
- a CDS encoding RrF2 family transcriptional regulator: MYLRRDRAMVAVIIMVDVAFYAGRSGLVSGGDIAERAGLARRGIEPLLQALSRSGLLESVRGPRGGYRLGRPQRDIALDEIVRVVVADDHSGEDNAQGPLFSQVIEPCWQSLDDTLREQMAALTLEDMVRRAEAAGLRRPVHEPISFSI; this comes from the coding sequence ATGTATCTTCGCCGTGATCGAGCCATGGTTGCAGTGATTATCATGGTCGATGTGGCGTTTTATGCCGGCCGTTCTGGCCTTGTCAGCGGTGGCGATATTGCTGAACGCGCGGGTTTGGCACGCCGTGGCATTGAGCCGCTTTTGCAAGCACTTTCGCGTTCCGGACTTTTGGAAAGCGTGCGCGGCCCGCGGGGCGGCTACCGGCTGGGACGTCCCCAACGCGATATCGCGCTCGATGAGATCGTACGTGTGGTGGTGGCGGACGATCATAGCGGCGAGGACAACGCCCAAGGCCCGCTTTTCAGCCAGGTTATCGAACCCTGTTGGCAATCTCTCGACGACACGTTGCGTGAGCAGATGGCTGCTCTAACCTTGGAAGATATGGTGCGTCGGGCTGAAGCCGCCGGATTGCGCCGTCCGGTTCACGAGCCGATTTCCTTCTCGATTTGA
- the lspA gene encoding signal peptidase II, with translation MSRAPAPGQSGRIVTGLVVLSVVLIADQASKWWVLNRFDLPARGSVAIAPFLNFTMVWNHAVTFGMFGGVGRFGPILFCTVALIAVMALLWQLTRTPKMLVAVAMGGIAGGAIGNVIDRLRFGAVVDFIHAHAFGWSWYVFNVADSAIVCGVGLWLIDTLRAEKAGAGNHDARQMH, from the coding sequence TTGAGCCGCGCGCCCGCGCCGGGACAATCCGGGCGCATCGTGACGGGGCTGGTCGTGCTTTCGGTTGTGCTGATTGCGGATCAGGCCAGCAAATGGTGGGTTCTGAACCGCTTCGACCTCCCTGCGCGCGGAAGTGTTGCGATCGCGCCGTTTCTGAACTTCACCATGGTCTGGAACCATGCGGTGACGTTCGGCATGTTCGGCGGCGTCGGTCGTTTCGGCCCCATCTTGTTCTGCACAGTGGCGTTGATCGCAGTGATGGCGCTGCTCTGGCAGTTGACGCGCACGCCTAAAATGCTCGTCGCGGTGGCGATGGGCGGTATCGCGGGCGGTGCCATCGGCAACGTCATCGACCGCCTGCGCTTCGGCGCGGTGGTGGATTTCATCCACGCCCATGCTTTCGGCTGGAGTTGGTACGTTTTCAACGTCGCCGATTCCGCTATCGTCTGCGGCGTCGGGCTTTGGCTGATCGATACGCTTCGCGCCGAAAAAGCGGGAGCGGGAAATCATGACGCCCGGCAGATGCATTGA
- the mutL gene encoding DNA mismatch repair endonuclease MutL, with product MTTARPKLRRLSHHVIDLIAAGEVVERPAAALKELVENAIDSGANRLNVALLGGGTQRIEVSDNGCGMTPDDLLLAVERHCTSKLNDEALILISTLGFRGEALPSIGASARLSLISRTPDSDTAWQIRVEGGVITPPAPVAGPVGTRAIVEDIFFATPARRKFLKSPRVESNHAEAVMRRLALAAPHCAICFTLDERTIFDLPPQKPLERAQAILGETDALCEIDETRNDMRLTGFICGPACTRATAAGQFLLVNNRPVTDPVLRTAIRVAYRPVIEPGRQPVVALHLRLPFDRLDVNVHPAKTELRFADEADVRALMIGGLQRALGHGAGQGGQKIRFSPSRSNIRYPARDSAPEDALPSATPERPLAGARMGPRPDLPQGGFAEQFAGFTPSARQIASPNAPPVAPPAADHPLGAPVAQVLDTYIIAVAEDGNLILVDQHAAHERLTHERLLAQHAEGRIRAQRLLLPEVVDLTAGQAHALLTHAGALGELGLEVEAFGGSSVLLRTMPALLQGGDGAALLRDLAEELAEDPDLTPGDSGAFERRLDAIVSRMACHGSIRAGRRLQPEEMSALLRQMEQTPRAGTCSHGRPTWLKLSRTELEKLFGRIR from the coding sequence ATGACGACCGCAAGACCGAAACTTCGTCGCCTCTCCCATCACGTCATCGACCTTATCGCGGCGGGAGAGGTTGTCGAACGCCCTGCCGCCGCGCTCAAGGAACTTGTCGAGAACGCCATCGATTCGGGCGCCAATCGCCTGAACGTAGCGCTGCTCGGCGGTGGCACACAGCGTATCGAAGTTTCCGATAATGGCTGCGGCATGACGCCGGACGATCTGCTTTTAGCCGTCGAACGTCACTGCACCTCCAAGCTGAACGACGAAGCGCTGATTCTTATCAGCACGCTCGGTTTCCGGGGCGAGGCGTTGCCCTCCATCGGGGCCAGTGCGCGGCTGAGCCTTATCTCCCGCACGCCCGATTCCGATACGGCTTGGCAGATACGCGTCGAAGGCGGCGTCATCACGCCGCCCGCGCCTGTCGCCGGGCCTGTGGGCACGCGCGCCATCGTCGAGGATATTTTCTTCGCCACGCCCGCGCGGCGCAAATTCCTTAAAAGCCCGCGCGTCGAATCCAACCACGCCGAGGCCGTCATGCGTCGCCTCGCGCTCGCCGCGCCGCATTGCGCCATTTGTTTCACGCTCGACGAACGCACGATTTTCGATCTGCCGCCGCAAAAGCCGCTCGAACGCGCCCAGGCTATCCTCGGCGAGACCGATGCGCTGTGCGAAATCGACGAAACCCGCAACGATATGCGGCTCACCGGTTTCATTTGCGGTCCCGCTTGCACCCGCGCCACCGCGGCTGGGCAATTCCTGCTTGTCAATAATCGCCCCGTGACGGACCCAGTCTTGCGCACCGCGATCCGCGTCGCCTATCGCCCCGTTATCGAACCGGGGCGGCAACCCGTGGTGGCGCTTCATCTGCGCCTCCCGTTCGACCGGCTCGACGTCAACGTGCATCCCGCCAAAACCGAACTCCGCTTCGCCGATGAAGCCGATGTGCGCGCCCTGATGATCGGCGGGTTGCAACGCGCCCTTGGCCATGGCGCAGGGCAGGGCGGTCAAAAAATCCGTTTCTCGCCGTCGCGCAGCAACATTCGCTATCCTGCGCGCGATTCAGCGCCTGAGGATGCCTTACCCTCCGCCACGCCGGAACGTCCGCTCGCCGGAGCGCGCATGGGCCCGCGTCCCGATTTGCCTCAGGGCGGTTTCGCTGAACAATTCGCGGGCTTTACGCCTTCAGCGCGTCAAATCGCATCGCCAAACGCGCCCCCGGTTGCGCCGCCAGCTGCCGATCATCCGCTCGGCGCGCCGGTGGCCCAGGTGCTGGACACTTACATCATCGCCGTGGCGGAAGACGGCAATCTGATCCTAGTCGATCAGCACGCTGCCCATGAGCGCCTCACTCATGAGCGCCTTTTGGCCCAACATGCGGAAGGACGCATTCGTGCACAGCGTCTGTTATTGCCGGAGGTGGTCGATCTCACTGCCGGGCAAGCCCATGCCTTACTCACTCATGCCGGTGCGTTAGGAGAACTTGGGTTGGAAGTGGAGGCGTTCGGCGGCAGCAGTGTGTTATTGCGTACGATGCCCGCGTTGTTGCAGGGGGGCGACGGCGCGGCGCTCCTGCGCGATCTGGCGGAAGAACTGGCGGAAGACCCCGATCTAACTCCCGGAGATTCGGGCGCGTTCGAGCGTCGTTTGGATGCGATCGTCTCAAGAATGGCTTGTCATGGCAGCATCCGCGCGGGCCGTCGTCTTCAGCCGGAGGAGATGTCGGCCCTACTACGTCAAATGGAGCAGACGCCGCGTGCCGGCACCTGCTCCCACGGCCGTCCGACTTGGCTCAAGCTCAGCAGAACCGAGCTTGAGAAATTATTCGGCCGTATCCGTTAA